The Pristis pectinata isolate sPriPec2 chromosome 9, sPriPec2.1.pri, whole genome shotgun sequence genomic interval TGCACCTGTGTTGACAGGGCGGCATTAACAGTAGGTGACGTTCCATGCCCGGATTTGGGGCTGTGAAAGCTGCCAGTtacaatgtttgtgaatgtccttGATGTTCATGAGCATTCAAAAATTGCTCAGGACTTGTTAGAAATATTAGATtttgaaaagaattaaaaatcaagagcttaaaaaaattcaaaacactTACACTagcttaattaaatcaaattcaAAGCTTTATTTTACGTTTTCCTGGCAACAGATTTCTCACATTCATTTCACTGGGCCTGCTTTACTTGTGCCTGGTTAACGTTGCACAGCTTCAGCAAGTGGATCTCTTAGCCTGAGCTGGGAGGCGTGTAGAACTGCGTGCAATCTTATTGGACATCATGAAGAGTCCATGAGTACAGTGCAGGTTTGCAGAGGCCAGCACTCTGTTAAGTGGGAGgctcctttgcagcctctttttgGGAATTGCTCAGCCACAGGCATATCCATTGAAGATCTGTGCAAATCGCAGATGGTCGGCCCCATTCTTCTTTTATAATAGTAATTCATATAAAAGGTACAATTTCCCCCATGCAAATCTTAAAGTCCAATTTCCTACTCACCTGAGGGTCCTGAGGCATGTTGTAAACTTCTGCATCcagaagcacagtacaggcactaaAAGGCAAAGTTTGATTTGCTAGTGTCCTTGCTGCACGGTAATGGACTCTCAGAACCTCTTGCTCATTTGACATGATAAGCTTTTCCTGCAAGAAAATACAAAGAATACATTCAAAAGAAAGCAAGGTAGCCTCTCCATACTGAGGTTATTGAAGCAGACATGGTGCAatttcaaccaattttcaatcagttcgttgaagtattttttaaactgGTTCAGTAACTTGTAAGCAAAAGTGAAGCTGTCAATTCTCAGTGCTATTGAACAGCATCTTCTGAAAATTGTTCAGTTGCATTTAAAGGTGGAAATCAGAAAGTTGCTTTCTGAATTCCCCTGTTCCTCCAAAGGCTGGACAATTTCAGTATCTCCTTGAAACACTTGTCATTGACCTGGCAATGACAAGTTAACAGATGATGTAATTAACATGGTTATTTACCATCAAAACACACCAAAACtataaaaaataaagttaattctgtttgtttttcaacagatgctgcctcacatgctgaatatttccagtaatttttgtttttatttcagatttccagcatctgcagttttttgatttccaacaaTATAAGGGTGTGTCCACATCCAGTGTAACTAAACTGTAATACCACGGTAAGTATTAAAATTACAGCCAGACAACTTTTCAGCTTTGAAGCTTAACTTTTACAAGTATGGAGttgcttttctttcaattttcgaTTATAGTTGAAGAAAACTTAATATTTTTACAATCTTATATTTCTCAAGTccatctttctttctccctttttacTTAGCTTTCTCTTTAATTAGAAGCTGCCTGATTCAGACTCTGCACAGTTTATTAATGATTCTGTAAACATGATTAGTTAAGGAGAgacatcttttctctccttattcaCACTGTTCTAGATCCCCTGTAGAGGGCAGTGTGCCAAAATGCTTTCTAATCATAACGAAATCCAATTCAAAGCCCACAGGAAAGTCCGTCAGCAAGTGAAATGAGCAGCTACCAACCACAAAAATCCAGCCCATTAAATTCATAAATCTCTTGCTCATCTCATTTACAAAGTCAAAAATTCAAAGCATTGTGGCAAGGTGTGCAAATGCTGCCATGTTTttccatattttaattttaagcaTATGATTTCAAGACCATCCTTTATATAGGTTCTAAAATGCTAGACAAATTTAATGCTCAGAGAGcctttgaaaacaaaaacagtaccCGTTCAATACTATGTTGTAATCGAAGCTTCATTCGAATAACTTCCTGTTGCCTGAAGAGTTCCTTCAGTGCTTCAGACAATGATGGAGGAGGAGTTAtctttaagaaaaaaatcataGTGATCAATATTAATACAAgttttgcaaattaaaaaaaaatgatttcatgCTGGTacatttaaagtcatagagtcacccaCAGAAGGGGAAAAAAGGCCTTCTTGCCCACTGAGTCTGCGTTGacaattaagcacccatttatactaatccccaTGTTTTAAttcactccacattcccattaatttctcccagattctaccactcagttacataatggaaacaatttttgagtggccaattaatctttcACTCTacatatctttgggacatgggaagaaaatggagcacccagaggaaacccacaaggtcacaggaaaAGTGTGTATAACTCCGCATAGACCAAAAATCAGGATTAAACGTGTGGTCACTGGAGCAATAAGGCACCAACTCTACTaggtgcaccactgtgctgacccCAACTTAACCAAATATGATAATGCTTACTACTTATTAGTAAGCATCATcatatttatttacttacttacttaTTCAAACTATTACTTTTCTCCCCCAATTGATAAAACATGATGTGGTGTCATAAAATTTAACATTCACTGCAAACATCAGAAAATGCACATATGTTTTATACTTTGTAATTCAAACTATATAGATAAACAGATTTCTACCAGAATTCTCCAGCTTGCCCTATGTAACAGTATTTTCCATCTCATAATTGATGTATACACCCTGGCACCCAAGACACATTAATATCCAAATGTGGAGATTTTAAGCCAAGTTGGCAAGGAGACAGGCACCTGATTACAGATATATGCATAAGGATGTGAGGCTGTTAAGATAGTATTAGAGAAAGTAGTAGTAGTACCAATATTGCATTGCAGTAGCCTAGTATGGAATAAAGACTTAGAATGTAAACAAAGTGTGGTGAATAAAATTGGTAAACTATAAATACAGATAGCCTTCTGGGAACACAATGTAGTAACAATAACAAAGCAGATTAAGAAGGTGCAGCACTGGGCACAATATTCATGGATTAAAGAGTGTTCAGAAAATACAGGGAAGACAAAAGGAAGGTGGAGTGATAGTACTGATTTGTGAAGACATTTAAGTAGGAATTAGGTATAGGAATTGGTGGCATCCTTAAGGGGGCCAGGAAAGAATCTATTTGGTTAGAGTTGTGATGAATAATGCTCCAATGCATTTTCAGGGTATTCCATAAGCCTCCAAATCGTGAGAAAAAAGCAAATCTGCAGGGAAATTACAAAGTCGTGCAAGAACTACACTGGCGATACTGGGCAACCTTAATTACCTAAATATTGATTGGTatactgttagaataaaagggaaagaaaggaggaggaatttctgaaaTCTGTTCAAGAGAATTTCTTTGACCAATAGGTTCTCAGTCCATCAAGGAAGAAAGCATTGCTGGATCTGGAGATGGGGACCAAGGTCAAGTGTCTGTGGGAGAATACGTAGGAAAAAGTGATCATTGTTGCATAAAATTTAGATTTGGCAATGGAGAAGAGCAAAGGATCAATTTAAAGTATAACGTGTAATCTGGAAGAGGGTCAACTTCATTGAGATGAGAGAGGATTTAGCCAGGGTAAAATTAAATTCAAACATTGACAGGAAAAACTGCTAAGCAATGGGAGATCTTTAAGGATGAGATGTTTTACATACAGACTGGTACATCAGCTCGTTGATGTTTGCCGAGGAAGGGGATTCTTACAAAGTATTAAAAGAGGTGGAGACAACAGATGGGGTAAAAACTAATAGCCAGGATGTGCCAGAAAGGCTGACCATGCTTAGAATGTGCACGTTGCCTCATCTGGATGGTGAATGCAAATCATCAATTAAGGACTAAAGTGCTCACCATTATCACATACTTACTTTACTCTCTTGAATGAATAATTGAAGCAAGATTGTTATATAGTCAACACAAAATGAATTTATGGCTTTGTCATATAGAATGACTAACTCAAAGCAATTATTTTAAAGGATAACACTTACAGTTGGTATACAAAGTTTGCTCAAAGGGTTTCCATCCAGCAGGTACGATCCAGTAAATGTAACAAATTCATCATAAAACTGTGGTGCTTGTGGAGTGACACTACATAGCACTTTACGCTTCTCTTCTATTTTCTTTCTAATGTGGAGATACTCGTAGTAAGGGTTTGCCTTTTCCGAATGATAAGGCTGAATCTCTTCTAATTTTAAAGAATCTACAATAGCTGCCAGTGACTGTTGCGTCTTTTCCTTAGCTTGCTGCAAAGTGGATTTCACTTGCGTTGGATGTGGAACACGTGACAACTTTCGTTTATGTGGGTGGTGTACCTGGCCTTCTTCCTCCTCTGTTAACTTAGATTTACTTTTCACAGGTGTGACAGATTCTGTATCTTTATCAGAGACCTGTGCACAGTTGACAGCAGACTGTTTGCTTTGATTGGCTAATATGTTTGCTCTGTTGCGAGTAATCCTCTGAGGAATATCTTGCTCTGTGCGGTCAGCTTCCATTCGGTCTTCTGACTCCTCTTTCATTGATTCAATGGACTGCCTTTGTTCATCCGATGCTCCTTCATGCATCATTACAGGGTCCCGACCAGCAGCTGTGAAATGTTGGGAAACTTCCATCTCCAGTGAGGAATCTTGGTCCTGAGCTTTACTTTCCAAAGACTGAGATTGGTCACTTACTGAATGTGTGTGCGCATGTTCCGTGGAAGGTATTGCTTCGGGCAGTTCTTCTTTTGGCTCTGATTGCATTTCATCAACTGAGGCTACTGGCACTGTGTCTAACAGTGAGCTCTCCTGATTACAAGCTGGCTCGTGACTAGCTAAAACTGTACTTTTTGTACCTTCCATCTTTTCTTGAGATTCAGTTAATAAACTCTGTACAGTCCTTATTTGGTCCACAAGATTTTCATTAACATTGCTGCCATCTGGTAATGCTGCAGATGGTGTGGAGGAGTTTTCTTCCAAGTCTTGCATTTCACTTGGTTTGCAATCATTTGCTGGATCTTCCACAGTCTTTTGACTTGCAAGATCAGAATTTACATCAAGAGAAGGACATTTACCATCTTTTTCATCAGCTATCCCTGAAGATTCCACGTGTGGTTTGCATGAAATGGAACTCTGATCTGTATCTTGCAAAGTTTGAGTTTGTGATAAGTCTTCTTGAGTTCCTCCACATTTTGGCCAGAAGAGTACTCGAGGGGTGCCGTCACTGTCTAACGGTGATCGTGTACAAGATGAATTGGATGAATGTGTAGGTGAAAAATAAGATGGTGCCTCAAGGAGATTTGCTGCTTGGGAAGACTCACTACAAAGTCCCTGTGGAGACTTGGATACTAGTTCTGATGTTATCTGGTCTGAACAACTCCACTCTTGTGGAACATGCGGTAAAGGGCTAAAAATGTTTTTCTCGCAAGCTGCTGTAGTTGTATAGCCATCGTTACTACTAAGTGAAGGAACATCAAGCCTATCGTATGATATTTCCATTGGTTTTTCTGGCTGAATGTCACTAATCAAACAGTTTAGTTGTGGCTGTACCACAGGCATCTGCTGAGAAGTACTTTGCACTACTACGCTGTTGGGATTTGCATCCTGTGATAAATAATTAGTGTCGCTTGGTACAATAACAGCAGGAGACTGTAAACAGGAAGTGCTATTACATGTGCCCTCTTCAGGGCCACTGTCTGGAAGTGGTTCTGATCGAGGAGAGGTACAGGCCTGGCTTTGTACTGCTGGTGAAAAACTATATTGCTTTTCACTTGAAAGTGGCAGGCTAACTTCTACTTGCTTGTGGAACGGTTTATCATGGTCATTTGCAACAGCTGGTATACTGCATCTCCGAACATCACCTACAGACCGGCATTCATTCTCACATCTCGCATTGTCAGCAGACACTGACCGCAGATAAGATCCTGAAAGTTTACTGGAATGTGGCGATTTAAGTCGATCTGGCAAATCAGCCAAAACATCAGAGTCTCGGTCATATACGGCAGGTGATTTGGCACTGGAGAGAAATACGGACTGTGAAAAGGAAGACTGAGATTCAGAACCCTCAATGGTGAAATCCGAATCATAATCTGTTAACGGCCGTGGCGTCGCTACAGCTGAGGTCTGGCATGAATCTTCTGAACTTGCAAcagagatcattgatatagacctTGAAGTAAGTCCCATACGATCACGCTCTTGTCTGGGGGACGCAGTTAAATTACTTTCACAACTCATGAGAGGTCTTGGAGTTTCtggcaaattttgttttgtatcaGTGGTCAGTGATTTCACACTGTTAACATCTTTCGGCTGCTTGTCTTTCAAATGTACCTCTGATGGATCTGAACTTTTTGATCTAGTAAGTTCTTTGCTTGTCGTTGAACTCTTCAGTTTCTCTCGTTCTTTTATTTTTGAGAGGTCAATGCCAGATCGATGCCTctgcctttctttttctttcatctttATCTTCTCTTTATGTTTCTTGTGCCATTGCTCAATCTCCAGATCCTTGAGACTTAACATTCTTTCAAAACTGGTTTGCATTAAGTCGTCATTTACTAGTCTCTTCTCTTTTGGCCGCACGTCCTTTGTGGCACCGGAATCTTTAGACTTCAATTTGTCAGCTTCTGGTTCTTTAAGCTTTGCTTTAACAGAAGTATTCACTGGTACTTTGTCTTTTTGTCtgtctttttccttcttttctctctcttttgtttCAGGAGTTTTAGGAAAATCCTCCTTAATTTTATcctttgaagaaaataatttatcGTGAGATCCTTTGCTACTCTCAACTGTGCTGCGTTTCTTCTCATCATGCAAGTGCTTGGAGTTTGTCACAGGGTCACCCTCTCTTTCCCTAgatttctctttcttcttctctttttctatgtctctgtctttttcttttactttaacTTTGTCTGCTTTACTCAGAATGCTGTCCTGCAAATCTTTTTCTGAAAACTTAGTCTTCTTCTCATTAGTATGCTTCTCTTTTTCCACTTTGTCCTTTATGCCACTGGAATGACGCTCCCTTtcaattttttctctctcatgctttttgtccaatttctctttgctcttttctttttcctcaggTTTTTTGACAGAGAATACATTCTTCAATTTATCATTTTCACGGTGGACTTTTTCTGAAGTGGAATACAAGCTCCCAGATCGATCTTTTTCTTTtgtcctctctccactctcttgtAATTTACTAAATGATTTTTCCTGTGTTTTTTCATGAGTCTCTGATTTCTCTTTCTCCGACCTATtctcatgttttattttcttctccctGTCAGAATATTTTCTCTCTAACTTTTCCAAGTCCCTCTCTTTAGTCGGAGactttttttcacttttctccttgttttccttcttttctttATCTGGAGTATCAGATTTCTCTTTATCTGTGCCTTTTTCTTTCTCAAACAACTCTGTATGCTCTTTCTTCAGAAAAACACCCGAGTAAAGTGAATCATCTTTGTCTGCAAGCacaatttccttcctttcttccagaTTTGTAAGtttaatttctttttcctctttatagtgcttttcctttttattctttttagacttctctttttctctgtcctccttgaAAGGCTTCTCTTCCTTAAAATACTTCTCCTTAGATACTTTTTCTTCTTTAATGGGAGTTTTATCTTTCAATGGTTTTTCCGCAAGAGCCAAGTTTGAATTTTCATCTTTGAAAGTTTCATTAGTGTCATCATTTTTGAAGAAGTTCTCTTTCCAGTATTCTCTATCAAACTCAGGATATATCTTTTCACTCTCTTTTTGTCTGTGTTTTCCCTTTTCGTTTTCATGTTCtttcttaattttgtttttctctttatctttatgctttaatttatgcttttttatAACTTTGCCATCCTTGTCAGTCTTTTTAAAAACTTCTTCCATGTTATCAAATATGCCTGTCTCCTCCTCTTTGCTCCTCTGTCCAGACTTTTCACCAAATTCTACACTCAGATCTTTTTTGTGATGCTTTGTCTTTGTATTGTATTTAAAAGACTTATTGCTGGAACTCTCGGAAGTATAGTCGGAATCTGTAAGGTGATCAAATCGAACAACCTCAGATTGGAAAGTTATTTCTGATGCTCCTGAAGATGGAGCGGTTTTAGTATTTTCCTGTTTAAGTGGCTTTGCTCGTTTTTCATTTAAACCACACGCATGCTTTGGAGACTTGGCAGTAGAAAGGTGGAACTGATGACCTGAAGAATCATCTTTCAAAGACTTCCTAAACGAATCCTCCTCTCTTGAGCGGTCTAATGAGTCCAAAGCAGAGCAAGTGGAGAAAAGCATCAGTTTagcattttccttttcttctttctcCTCTTTGAACTCCTGGTTctctttatttttgctttgtttcttcacttttttcttcccctttcctttttctttctgttcaaGAGTGACCAAGTTTTCTTTCTTAGTCCTTGCATCTGATTTGCTGCTATCTGGAACAATCTCTAGAGAGCTGGCTGAACAAGTCTTTTTCTCTTGATGCAGTTCATCATCTGAGCTATCAGAGCTAGATGAAACAAGAACTCTTGCTgacttctgctttttaattttgaaTGGTTTCTGAAATTCTAGCTTTGGTGGTGTTAAATAGCTGCTGTTCTCTTTAACAACACTCTTTTTACCATCTCTTCTTCGAATCCGTTTCTGATCTACAAGCTTGCTTATTTCTTCTTCGTCTTCATCAacatcttcatcatcatcatccttgAACTCGTATTCATCCAGGGCAGATGATGCAATTGATTTGCAGGGTGTCAACTGCTGATTAGTAtctgtttttaattctttttctgcTTCAGAATCATCCACATTATCATCTACACTAGATGGGTTCACAGAAGGTAGCTCTTCAGATTCTGGAGGTACAAAAAGAATTTAGGTTATTGTAAGAAGTGCACATTTTCAACTTTTATTGTAAAGATTTTCTAATGGCATGCACAGTATAACAACACATGAAAATGTCTGTATGATCATAGCAACAGACATCTTTCTCTTCATAACTCATGCTAGTGCAATATTTTTCTTACAACTCAACATTTAACAAACCCAATCTATCCAAAATATACATTTTCCTGTAAGCACACAAAGTAGGAGCAAAACAAAGACCGTAACACTAGAATATATAATGGTACAACGGGGGATTCCTTTCAATTAACAATATGAGTATTAAAATGATCAGCTGCACAACTGGCAAGGTTCTAAAGAATGCTGAGAAAAAATATTGTGAATTGATTTTGTAGACAAAGCAGGAAAAGGTGTTAAGATATGAATCATCCAAAATTGGATTGGGATATGGAAAATGTGGTGAAGTGGAGGAACTTATTTTCCCAGTCTGTTTGGAGCTGTTTTTTCAGTCGACAGGTTGAAATTCCAAGAAGGAAACACCACATTTCCTGCTTTTCCACAATGGAAAATTTAGAAAGCACTGAATATAAACATAATAAAGTCCAGTACAAGAATGGGAAACAGAGATTAAAAGTGATCTTTTCTAGACTAAACTGAACAAGTATTGGTAAACAAAATCAGAGATTGACAATGGTAATTACTTAAGTAGCTGATGagactttttttattttgtgcagCTGAGGAAGAAATCTCACACAGTTCAAGCTTTCTGTGTCAGACAGAATCAGACCCAATTCTCTTCTGTGTTGCAACTTGccagaaattgttggaaagcatgtcttacgATGCAAAGAATAGTGGGTAGGGGAGGACCAGTCTGGGAGTGAGGATGTTTGCGATAGGCTACACAAgagacttgataaattaaatgccGAAAAACACACGATGGCACCAAGTGAACAAGGGTGGTATAAATAGATGATGATGAGTAAGTAGTAGAAAACAGAATGAATGAAAATTATAAATCCTGAAATGTTAGATAATAGACTGTTGATTATTTGAAACCATTGAACTCAATGTCAGGTCCTAAAAGCTGTAATATATCCAGTTGgaagataaggtgttgttcccTGAGCTTACATAGGGCTTCGGTATTACAGCACAAGAGGCTGAAGACAGCAAAATTGGAgcaggattgagttcaagaattagTGAAAGGCAATTGGCAGCTTAAAATGTTTACAGTTGTGCTGACTGATTCCAAAATTGTctattttagttcagatttccaaaaaCATATACTGCAACTTGCTGTTCATTATATATATTTACCCCCCCACTTTCACCCAGCTCCATGATTTTTGCCATTTAATCTTTCCTGTCCTCCATTTTgtcacagactttcccttttgTAATCTCCCCTTTCTTTTCTTCTTAAAACATTTTATCGTTGACTTtcccaattttgatgaaaggttatcaactaaaaagttaaaaatttcCCTCACCACATTATGACctaatgagtgtttccagtaccttcaatattttgttttggattgACTAGATGCAACCTTTTTGGGACCCAAAGGTTATATTTAGTAgcgattgtttaaaaaaaaaggtaagtTTCCAAACGGTCAAATAGGAATTAAAATGCAAATCCAGCGCGTTCTTAAAAATAATAGGGAAGCTAGGAGCAAACtgctatttttttttccaaaaaactgATCAACAAGAATTCCCAATTCTTAATTCCTTGAGCTGAATTTACACAAATCATTAAAACACCATCATTGTCCCAGCAAGATCCAGCTCATAAGATCAGATCAAATTTGAAGTTAATAAATGCATTTCATATAAATGGCTGATATTAGAAGAGTAAATATAGAGTATGTCTTGGAACTCTACAGAAAGGTACAATGAAGATTGAGACAGAAAAGGGAATTTCATGGACTGGATAGATGTGGTAACCAATAttcttttattaaaaatattaatgatcAGCTCACAGGAAATaagggaataaaataaaaatggttaAATAATAACCAATTAGAATTGTAAGCTGATGAAGACTGTAAAAGGATAATGTTGGAAATAGCAGAATGTGTAGATAGATGGCAAATTGCATTAAGTAGAAAAATATGAACATAATATTTTTGGAAGCAAAAGCAAGTGAAAAGATGCATCTTAAATGCTTTAAATTTAATAGATTAGagaaggactttttttttgtcatgaACACAGATGACACCATAAGAAATAACTGGAGTAACTGCAAAGACAACAACTTTATAACGCATACAAGTCAATTGCATGTGAAAATAATTACACTAAGTGTAGTGTGATGCTGGGTTGTAGATATCACCTACTGTCCTTGACAAATAgtgatcaaagaaaaaaaaacagaagaggcAAAAGATCCTCGAAAAGCAAGGTTGTAGGTGGGTAGGGGAAAAATTGCAAGGAAGGAGGAAATAAAGTATGTGACTTTAGAAATAATACCGACAGAAGAAAGTAAAAGGAACAGAAGACCAAAGACCAACTTTGGTGAATATTTCTGTAGATTATATGAAGAGTTTAAGATTCACTTTTTTATTTAAGACtgtcaaaactgaacaaaatttaATACATTATGTGTATTACATTTAACTGGAATGTACAGGTGGAAATCACTAAGTACCATGAATAACTGGATTTGTACTTTTTTCCCCTACAATAGTAAAACTGTACAGCAGGGCTAGAATATTTATTCTGAAAGGTTATCTCACTACCTGTACAACTGTCATCATCCTCATCATCAGAAAGTGGAAGCTCCCCTTTCAGAAGCTGTTCCATTTCATCTGAATCAGCCACATCCACAGGACGTTCTCCACGATGATTCATTTGGTATGCATCCCCACCATTGCGTAAAAGCAATTTCACGATCTAAAGGAAAAGGGTATCAGGGTGAAAAACTGAATATTCCTGTTCTCAGACACAGTTAACAGACTCAGCAAAATTACACTTTTAAAACAGTGTAAGACTGCCATAAAACTTAGTATACAATACCATCAATTGTGAGAGTATTTTACAGCTGATGTTTACTTACAACTTGTAACTTATAGAAGTAATTAAGATATTTTGAGcagaggaaaatattaaatctgtaagcatgaaataaataaagaaaatctgATGTGGAATGTAGAACAAGATGTCAGTATTTTGAAATGCAAATAACTG includes:
- the ankrd12 gene encoding ankyrin repeat domain-containing protein 12 isoform X2; translation: MPKSGSSRTAQTESSDSNSNMVEKQTGRKNKEKVTSYNRTPKIDRSELEKEVKEKTSMKRKLPFTVSPSRSEQRESDTDSDPGHSSETWGERLIPPYRTYSEKEGPEKKKMKKEPGNKKSVPVCKATLGGILIGYPLSERQQMALVMQMTARDNNSTPNHPSQATPGQKKTPSSSSRQKDKVNKRNERGETPLHMAAIRGETKQVKELISQGADVNVKDFAGWTPLHEACNLGYYEVAKQLILAGADVNTRGLENDTPLHDAASNGHRDIVKLLLRNGGDAYQMNHRGERPVDVADSDEMEQLLKGELPLSDDEDDDSCTESEELPSVNPSSVDDNVDDSEAEKELKTDTNQQLTPCKSIASSALDEYEFKDDDDEDVDEDEEEISKLVDQKRIRRRDGKKSVVKENSSYLTPPKLEFQKPFKIKKQKSARVLVSSSSDSSDDELHQEKKTCSASSLEIVPDSSKSDARTKKENLVTLEQKEKGKGKKKVKKQSKNKENQEFKEEKEEKENAKLMLFSTCSALDSLDRSREEDSFRKSLKDDSSGHQFHLSTAKSPKHACGLNEKRAKPLKQENTKTAPSSGASEITFQSEVVRFDHLTDSDYTSESSSNKSFKYNTKTKHHKKDLSVEFGEKSGQRSKEEETGIFDNMEEVFKKTDKDGKVIKKHKLKHKDKEKNKIKKEHENEKGKHRQKESEKIYPEFDREYWKENFFKNDDTNETFKDENSNLALAEKPLKDKTPIKEEKVSKEKYFKEEKPFKEDREKEKSKKNKKEKHYKEEKEIKLTNLEERKEIVLADKDDSLYSGVFLKKEHTELFEKEKGTDKEKSDTPDKEKKENKEKSEKKSPTKERDLEKLERKYSDREKKIKHENRSEKEKSETHEKTQEKSFSKLQESGERTKEKDRSGSLYSTSEKVHRENDKLKNVFSVKKPEEKEKSKEKLDKKHEREKIERERHSSGIKDKVEKEKHTNEKKTKFSEKDLQDSILSKADKVKVKEKDRDIEKEKKKEKSREREGDPVTNSKHLHDEKKRSTVESSKGSHDKLFSSKDKIKEDFPKTPETKEREKKEKDRQKDKVPVNTSVKAKLKEPEADKLKSKDSGATKDVRPKEKRLVNDDLMQTSFERMLSLKDLEIEQWHKKHKEKIKMKEKERQRHRSGIDLSKIKEREKLKSSTTSKELTRSKSSDPSEVHLKDKQPKDVNSVKSLTTDTKQNLPETPRPLMSCESNLTASPRQERDRMGLTSRSISMISVASSEDSCQTSAVATPRPLTDYDSDFTIEGSESQSSFSQSVFLSSAKSPAVYDRDSDVLADLPDRLKSPHSSKLSGSYLRSVSADNARCENECRSVGDVRRCSIPAVANDHDKPFHKQVEVSLPLSSEKQYSFSPAVQSQACTSPRSEPLPDSGPEEGTCNSTSCLQSPAVIVPSDTNYLSQDANPNSVVVQSTSQQMPVVQPQLNCLISDIQPEKPMEISYDRLDVPSLSSNDGYTTTAACEKNIFSPLPHVPQEWSCSDQITSELVSKSPQGLCSESSQAANLLEAPSYFSPTHSSNSSCTRSPLDSDGTPRVLFWPKCGGTQEDLSQTQTLQDTDQSSISCKPHVESSGIADEKDGKCPSLDVNSDLASQKTVEDPANDCKPSEMQDLEENSSTPSAALPDGSNVNENLVDQIRTVQSLLTESQEKMEGTKSTVLASHEPACNQESSLLDTVPVASVDEMQSEPKEELPEAIPSTEHAHTHSVSDQSQSLESKAQDQDSSLEMEVSQHFTAAGRDPVMMHEGASDEQRQSIESMKEESEDRMEADRTEQDIPQRITRNRANILANQSKQSAVNCAQVSDKDTESVTPVKSKSKLTEEEEGQVHHPHKRKLSRVPHPTQVKSTLQQAKEKTQQSLAAIVDSLKLEEIQPYHSEKANPYYEYLHIRKKIEEKRKVLCSVTPQAPQFYDEFVTFTGSYLLDGNPLSKLCIPTITPPPSLSEALKELFRQQEVIRMKLRLQHSIEREKLIMSNEQEVLRVHYRAARTLANQTLPFSACTVLLDAEVYNMPQDPQGDENKTSVRDRFNARQFMSWLQDVDDKFDKLKTCLLMRQQHEAAAMNAVQRLEWQLKLQELDPSSHKSLSIFEIPEFYIPLVDVNDDFDLTPI